In the genome of Arvicola amphibius chromosome 2, mArvAmp1.2, whole genome shotgun sequence, the window CTTTGCTATTCTCTTAACTATTGTTAATATGTTTGCATTTTTTGGTTAATTGTGGTCAGAAAGAAAGATGCACACTGTGGGTAGTAGATAAAATGTTGAAAGTGTGTGGTTCCTAGGCATAGTATGCATCACTGGGTGGTAAGAGGCATAGAAGAGAAAGCCTGGGATTTTGTACATGAGTTTCTTGCAGCTCAAATGTTGGAAAATTGGGGTTACAACTCATTATGAACCTAAGGCCTCACAGAGTGCTACAGAGCACTCCTCTTGTGGTTTATAAGTTACCGGTAGTGATGTTGATAGACTGAAAATATATCACTGAGCTAAATTTTGGATAAATCATTGAATCATATTGTTTTAATCTTTGCCCCTCATAACTTAAGCTGCAATAATCAAATTTTCTCCAACAGAGACAATGCAAAGCAATGAAAGAGTGAAAGATGATATAAATTTGTTTGCATGTTAGCAAACGACACCTGGATGTCCTTCATGGTTTTCTGTGACATACTTCACACTGTAGAAGGATATAAATATCTTATACCTCATTGAGAACAGAGAAAAGGATTTCACAAGAACACATGCAGAATCATTAACAAAGCTTCAATACTCTCATTGACACTAGGTCAGTCATTACAAATGAAGCAAGAATTGAATGCTTAGTTGTGAGTGAGAATGCACAAGCTGTTTCGTCTTTGCAGATAGCCAGCAGTGAATCTGTTTTGTCTGGACATGGAAAGTACCCTGTTCAGCATCTTCACTATAGTCATCGTTGCAGAGTTTGTTTTTGGAAATCTGAGCAATGGATTCATTGTGCTGACAACCTGCATTGAGTGGGTCaggaagagaatgctttcctccATTGGTTGGATCCTGCTTTTCTTGGCCGTTTCCAGAGTGGTTTTGATCTGGGAAATGTTACTAACATGGCTAACATATATGCAGTATTCATTTGCATTTGTGGCTGGAACAGAATTAAGAGTTATTATGTTGTCCTGGGTAGTTTCCAATCACTTCAGTCTCTGGCTTGCCACCATCCTCAGCATCTTTTATTTGCTCAAAATAGCCAGTTTCTCCAggcctgtttttctttatctgaagtggagaataaagaaagtgcttctGACCATCCTTCTGGGAAATGTGATCTTCTTGGTTTTCAACGTAATGCaagtatacaaacatacagaagAGTGGAGGCATCAATATGAGAGAAACACAACCTGGAATTTTAGAACAAGTTGGTTTTCAAGGGTTTCAAAGCTAATCGCATTCAAGATGATTATGTTCTCTTTAACACCAATCATGGTGTCCCTGGTCTCTTTCATCCTGTTAATCCTCTCCCTGTGGAAACATCTCCAGAAGATGCAGCTAAATTTCAGAGGGGAAAAAGACTCCAGCACAAAAGCCCACATGAATGCCATGAAAATTATGGTCTCCTTCCTTTTACTCTATGCCTCTTATTTCATATCcttttttatatcatttattcCTATGGCACACCAAAAAGGACTAGATCACTTGCTTAGCCTGACAGTTGGGCTTTTCTACCCTTCATGCCATTCATTTATCTTGATTTTGGGACATGCTAATTTAAGGCAGGCCTGTATTTTGGTGCTGAGGCAGCTGAGATGTGAGAAAAACCATTAGAAGTTCACTGTTAAAAAAGGTAGTCCAACAACATATTAGGCATATAGAGctcactcagtggtagagccctagGCAAGCATAAGTATTGAAAAACATATAATTTCTCAATTCTTCTATATATGGAAGATGATATAATAAATTCCTCAAACATTTAGAACAACACTAAAACAGTGTGCTCTTGTATATAGATCTAAGAATCAGATTTTATGAATGCATGCTTTTTACCCTAGGCATGATAGTATAATCATGTAAACTAAAATGTAAGTAGGCTGATCCAGGCTGAAATGCATAGTGAGACCTGGGATGAATCTTCATCCATTTGATAATTATCTGAAATCAATATCATTATAGGCATAAGCAAAATTTTGACACTCTGAAACAATTTATCATACCTTATCATATTGTTTTGGGagtaaattagaaaatttaaataaagttaatATCTATCAAAACTAAAGAAGttacactctctcacacacacatacacacacacacaaacacacacaggaagactAAAACCTATACTCTAGGATgtgggaggtggctcagtaaaGTTCTTTCTTTGCAAGCATCAGGATCTGACTCTCAATCCCCAGATTCAACAAAAAGCCTGGCTTCAAATTTCAATGCAAAATATGTGTGTAAAATATAGCCCATAccaagaacaccaagaaaacattttctttcttgaaaattattaGTTGATATCCTTTTTAAAGCATGTATAGattttactatttaaataatatttcacttGGAACATGCTCCCTGAACTTTCTGAATACCAGAAGAAATAAATCCATCCACATCTCAGGTTTGGGTACACTTGCTTGTAATCCTGAAGTTGAACTATGCCAGTCAGTGatgaaggaaggcagagatagtCCATAATCAAAATACCCACTGTGCCAGAAACTTTCCTGATGATGGCTTCAGTTATAGAATTAATAATAAGGATATTGGAAATGAACTCATCATGCTGATGAACAAACCTGACTGGGCCAGGAGCTGGATGATTTCTCTGGACTTtgttctctcctgtgtgtgtgtttctttaagatATGCTTTTGTGAACAAAAATTTTGTACATCTATTTTGATGTAAGCTGTAAGAAATAATTTCAGTTTAAGAAGTTCTTCATTTTGAAATACTCTGGACATGATCCGAATATTTCTACACAGCTTGCAACACCTGCTTCAGTGTCTTCTATTCCCTTAAAATAGGCAACTTCTTCAAAACCCTATTTTTTGTGGATGAGACAAGGAAATACCAAAGTACCTCTGTGACTGATGGAGTAACAAAACTCTATTGATCAGTCTTTCTGATTTTTCATGGAATCATTAAATTTATTCAAGAATGgtccaaaatggaaaaaaaaacttaattgaTTTTATAGAGACTCTAGCTGATTTTTAGCATATTATGTTACTTTAGATTCCTATCATAATTTTCTAGTgtgtttgattttgcttttccttctaaTAATTTTGTTATGGAGTCACACCAGAAGAATGAAACTACAAGGCATTTATGCTAGAGATTTGAGCAGTATGGTCCATATGAAATCTGTGAAAACTATTGtcttatttctactcttatttgtTAAGTATTCCATAAACAACATTCTGATGATCTTGTCCTACAAGCACCTGTCTACTTTGTAGAGAGTGTGTTGGGGAAGACTTTACCTTACatactggcattttaaaattcattgaggcatcattttcttctgatttcatGGAACAAAGAAAATTGAATCAGGACTTTTTTTGCATGCTGAAGATGTTGAAGTGTGTCAAGGGGTAGGCTTTCTCTTGGTACTGTGATCAGGGCCAGTATGACTGGTGAAGTTCTccgggaaaagaggaagaagaataaacACTTTACATCTACCCTCCACACTCCCCCATTCTTGAAATAAAATCTGTCTATATAGACTTGGATTTCCTgtaacccactttgtagacccgactgacttcaaactcaaagagatataCCAACCTCTGACCctgagtgccagaattaaagacatgtgccaccacactggttACATACATCCCTTTTACcttatcctttttctttcattctgtcatATTccgcattatttaaaatattttactttattatataaAAGGAAAGTATTTCTATGTTATTTGAATTCAATATGAAAATTTTGATTTACAAgtaattttaaatcaataaatatttgttttaccaAATGCACCACAAAAcagaataattctttttaaaattgcactgataatttgaataaatatttgatgagagagaattaaaatatgTGAAAGATTATGGTATGGATTCTGTGCATTCCTATATGAATGACCAATCCTACAATTTAAAACTTAGAAAGTTAATTGTTTACCTTCCTGAGACAAAATGTACATAACTTCTCTGtgactgttcttttatttttttacaactgGCATGTATTTGTTCTTTGTAGTGTTTGAAAAATATTCATTGTGTATATAAGATTCATTTCCTTTATACACATCACTGGTGATAAATATTTGGGTTGGTTGTAAAACTTACATATTGTGAAGTTTGCAATGGATCTTAATGTGCACACATCTCTGTTAAATTTTGAGAGATGTTAGTGGACATGGTAAAACTAGGTTATAtggttgatttattttatttttattttgaaggtaCCACCATACTGACTTACATCGTGGTTGGGGTAATCTGAATT includes:
- the Tas2r13 gene encoding taste receptor type 2 member 13, which gives rise to MESTLFSIFTIVIVAEFVFGNLSNGFIVLTTCIEWVRKRMLSSIGWILLFLAVSRVVLIWEMLLTWLTYMQYSFAFVAGTELRVIMLSWVVSNHFSLWLATILSIFYLLKIASFSRPVFLYLKWRIKKVLLTILLGNVIFLVFNVMQVYKHTEEWRHQYERNTTWNFRTSWFSRVSKLIAFKMIMFSLTPIMVSLVSFILLILSLWKHLQKMQLNFRGEKDSSTKAHMNAMKIMVSFLLLYASYFISFFISFIPMAHQKGLDHLLSLTVGLFYPSCHSFILILGHANLRQACILVLRQLRCEKNH